A stretch of Porites lutea chromosome 5, jaPorLute2.1, whole genome shotgun sequence DNA encodes these proteins:
- the LOC140937816 gene encoding uncharacterized protein, with protein sequence MKDMKRNLKKGTFPTIWKKSSQTLSKRSRRSLLNEILAGQTTNEDREEEDNPEEEVISLKGSSAPEESADTMGAPNLNPEESPEVEGVLNTSQGSLLEVNPEKEGCIPETETGEISVDAEMASEVLGTPGDKTALESQGISGTDEVT encoded by the exons atgaaagacatgaaaaggAATTTGAAGAAGGGGACGTTTCCAACCATTTGGAAAAAATCCTCTCAAACACTATCAAAGCGGAGTCGACGATCG ctACTAAATGAAATTCTGGCTGGTCAAACTACTAATGAGGATAGAGAGGAAGAAGACAATCCTGAAGAAGAGGTGATCTCTTTGAAAGGAAGTTCTGCACCTGAGGAGAGTGCTGACACTATGGGGGCTCCCAATCTCAACCCTGAGGAGTCTCCAGAAGTCGAGGGTGTTCTGAATACAAGTCAGGGTTCTTTGCTTGAGGTAAATCCTGAAAAGGAGGGCTGCATCCCTGAGACTGAGACGGGTGAGATAAGTGTTGATGCTGAGATGGCTTCAGAGGTCCTAGGTACTCCTGGTGATAAGACAGCTCTCGAGAGCCAAGGGATTTCAGGCACTGATGAGGTTACTTAG
- the LOC140938143 gene encoding uncharacterized protein, producing the protein MDEVMQTDESLTIPELEQDTPTGNAGNCTTCKTLRSEVTQLRGKVTRLKSKLISNQDQWVETFKSVQEPKQLLMVNAGESTMIDVDDDGIFLIPFVYAIQTDPWPVANETELGLEDESEDEQEMQDDAYEEFECDEDPTWSPEEIEDAYKKLKEDDDSVKTHQNPRLDLQGKNIREEPKGIVFLCKLLLLFQFCHLCFFSKPKLSVSQTGTLLTVESFCRNCSQTKVWKSQPDLLGKFPAGNLLLSFAVLCEPSEKKETIH; encoded by the exons ATGGATGAAGTTATGCAGACTGATGAATCATTAACGATTCCTGAACTTGAACAG gaTACTCCAACTGGAAATGCTGGGAATTGCACAACATGCAAAACCCTGAGGAGTGAGGTGACTCAGTTAAGGGGCAAAGTCACAAGACTGAAGAGTAAGTTAATCTCCAATCAAGATCAGTGGGTTGAAACCTTTAAGAGCGTACAAGAGCCGAAGCAGTTGCTGATGGTGAATGCTGGTGAGTCAACGATGATTGATGTTGATGA tgatggaatttttttaattccattTGTTTACGCTATTCAAACTGATCCATGGCCAGTAGCAAATGAGACAGAGTTAGGGCTAGAGGATGAATCAGAAGATGAGCAGGAAATGCAGGACGACGCGTATGAGGAGTTTGAGTGTGATGAAGACCCTACATGGAGTCCTGAAGAAATCGAAGATGCATATAAAAAACTAAAGGAAGATGATGACTCGGTGAAGACTCATCAGAACCCAAG GTTGGATCTACAAGGAAAAAACATTCGAGAGGAACCGAAGGGAATTGTTTTCCTTTGCaaacttcttcttttgtttcagttctgCCACTTGTGCTTCTTTTCAAAACCCAAACTTTCTGTATCACAGACAGGTACCTTGTTAACCGTAGAAAGTTTCTGCAGAAACTGTAGCCAGACAAAAGTCTGGAAGAGTCAACCAGACCTGCTAGGAAAGTTTCCAGCAGGTAACCTGCTATTAAGTTTTGCAGTGCTCTGTGAgccgagtgaaaagaaagaaacgataCATTAA